A genomic stretch from Cloacibacterium caeni includes:
- a CDS encoding 2TM domain-containing protein → METYKTTQEQKLENARKHVKRIKGFYTHALVFVLVNVFIIFSNAIVDGKGFNDIDNYYTAFFWGFGLLAHGLSVFGGELFLGRNWEERKIQEILNEK, encoded by the coding sequence ATGGAAACGTACAAAACAACACAAGAACAGAAACTAGAAAACGCTAGAAAGCACGTGAAAAGAATCAAGGGTTTTTACACGCATGCTTTGGTTTTCGTATTGGTAAACGTATTTATTATTTTCTCTAATGCGATTGTAGACGGAAAAGGTTTTAATGATATTGATAATTATTACACGGCTTTTTTCTGGGGTTTCGGCTTATTGGCTCATGGTTTATCGGTTTTTGGTGGTGAGCTGTTTTTAGGCAGAAACTGGGAAGAAAGAAAAATCCAAGAAATTTTAAACGAAAAATAA
- a CDS encoding 2TM domain-containing protein: MKLEVIKKAALNLLYINIIVSLFIFLIDPGEKTFERYSFTFLISGMYTFFIGLGNGFLNDYLDSKFSWTDETRKRTIAAIVGTLVMNIALVYFCNYLNFIVIQGKNPEKFFSGEMNFINWFFINFAIMISAIGHARGFMAAWKNSTKKEVVEQKLIAKSANAQFESLKNQLDPHFLFNSLNVLDSLIEENPVQAQRFTNSMSKIYRYVLEQKDKELVSVEEEIDFAKTYCELLKTRFEDAVTFDFNISEEDKKGFVVPLSLQLLLENSIKHNFATSSKPLNIKIFTEKGNLIIENNLQTRELPNKSTGVGLANIVSRYNLLTERNVFVEKSEAFFRVKLPILKEKLNPMNPYTPSQEQLAYEKAAKRVEELKGFYGNLISYCIFIPFLIFINFQTSPKYHWFWWPMLGWGIGVISHGIKTFGIGTDWEERQIKKYMEKEEENARKWK, encoded by the coding sequence ATGAAACTCGAGGTAATCAAAAAAGCGGCTCTTAACCTACTCTACATCAATATTATTGTAAGTCTTTTTATCTTCTTAATTGATCCAGGAGAAAAAACATTCGAAAGATACTCTTTTACTTTCCTAATTTCTGGAATGTACACGTTTTTCATAGGTTTAGGAAACGGTTTTTTAAACGATTATCTAGATTCTAAATTCTCGTGGACAGATGAAACGCGCAAAAGAACCATCGCTGCGATTGTAGGAACTTTGGTGATGAATATCGCACTGGTATATTTCTGTAATTACTTGAATTTCATAGTTATACAAGGCAAAAATCCAGAAAAATTTTTCAGTGGAGAGATGAACTTCATCAATTGGTTTTTCATCAATTTTGCGATTATGATATCGGCAATTGGTCACGCTCGAGGTTTTATGGCGGCTTGGAAAAACTCTACCAAAAAAGAAGTAGTAGAACAAAAACTCATCGCCAAATCTGCCAATGCACAATTCGAAAGCTTAAAAAATCAATTAGACCCGCATTTTTTATTCAATTCTCTGAATGTTTTAGACTCTTTAATTGAGGAAAATCCTGTTCAAGCGCAACGTTTTACCAATTCTATGTCGAAAATTTATCGCTATGTTTTGGAACAAAAAGACAAGGAACTGGTTTCGGTGGAAGAAGAAATAGACTTTGCCAAAACCTATTGCGAACTGCTGAAAACCAGATTTGAAGATGCTGTAACCTTTGATTTCAACATTTCAGAGGAAGACAAAAAAGGTTTTGTAGTGCCACTTTCTCTGCAACTTTTGCTCGAAAATTCGATTAAACACAATTTTGCCACTTCATCTAAACCATTGAATATCAAAATATTTACAGAAAAAGGAAACCTCATCATCGAAAATAATCTGCAAACCAGAGAATTGCCCAATAAATCTACAGGCGTAGGTTTAGCAAACATTGTTTCGAGATATAATTTATTAACCGAAAGGAATGTCTTCGTAGAAAAATCTGAAGCTTTCTTCCGTGTGAAACTCCCTATTTTAAAAGAAAAATTGAACCCTATGAATCCATATACTCCATCACAAGAACAATTGGCTTACGAAAAAGCCGCAAAACGCGTAGAAGAACTCAAAGGTTTCTACGGAAACTTAATTTCTTACTGCATTTTTATACCATTTTTAATTTTTATCAACTTCCAAACTTCGCCTAAATATCATTGGTTTTGGTGGCCAATGTTAGGTTGGGGAATCGGTGTAATTTCTCACGGAATTAAGACTTTCGGTATCGGAACAGATTGGGAAGAACGCCAAATCAAAAAATACATGGAAAAAGAAGAAGAAAACGCTAGAAAATGGAAATAA
- a CDS encoding 2TM domain-containing protein — translation MEITMGNQDKFNEIAYKKAQKRVKDIRTYYYMVLGYLAVGYFIVSRNYDGNLLNISRNYSVWIVILWGIFLLGYGIYLFTPYFRNWEERKTKELMEKYKQKN, via the coding sequence ATGGAAATAACTATGGGAAATCAAGATAAATTCAACGAAATTGCTTACAAAAAGGCACAAAAAAGAGTAAAAGACATCAGAACGTATTATTACATGGTTTTGGGATATTTAGCAGTGGGTTATTTCATTGTTAGCCGAAATTATGACGGGAATCTTCTTAATATTTCTAGAAATTACAGCGTTTGGATTGTAATCTTGTGGGGAATTTTTCTTTTGGGTTACGGAATTTATTTATTCACGCCTTATTTCAGAAATTGGGAAGAAAGAAAAACCAAAGAATTAATGGAGAAATACAAACAAAAAAATTAA
- a CDS encoding 2TM domain-containing protein, with product MEPINDKNIQYERARKRVKEIKGFYIHALVYVLVNLFLILSTSIKYDSFETFFQQNQFWGIGLWGIGLFAHGLSVFLPNFILGKNWEEKKIRELMERNRNLKI from the coding sequence ATGGAACCTATAAACGATAAAAATATTCAATACGAAAGAGCCAGAAAAAGGGTTAAAGAAATCAAAGGTTTCTATATTCACGCTTTGGTTTATGTTTTGGTCAACTTGTTTTTAATTCTGTCTACATCCATAAAATATGATTCTTTTGAAACGTTTTTCCAGCAGAATCAATTCTGGGGAATTGGACTTTGGGGAATTGGACTTTTTGCGCATGGTTTATCCGTTTTCTTGCCTAATTTTATCCTCGGAAAAAACTGGGAAGAAAAGAAAATTCGTGAATTGATGGAAAGAAATAGAAATTTGAAAATATGA
- a CDS encoding LytR/AlgR family response regulator transcription factor: protein MKVVIIEDEKPAARKLERLISNFTDLQLVATLHSVEDAVDWFSKNEHPKLIFSDIVLGDGLSFDIFEKVPTKSFIIYTTAFDQYTLKAFKLNSIDYLLKPISEEDLAKAIEKFKSFLPSEETHNALEMKSLIKEDQPKLSRILVKIGYNLKVIKTEEICCFYSENKIVYAQTLERSFPTDFTLDELEEVLDEKTFFRVNRQFIISSDCIKNIHTSPNYKVELQAQPAEEITVSRERVKDFKDWLVK, encoded by the coding sequence ATGAAAGTAGTAATTATAGAAGACGAAAAACCAGCCGCTAGAAAACTCGAAAGATTAATAAGCAATTTTACTGATTTACAATTGGTTGCAACGCTCCATTCTGTGGAAGACGCTGTAGATTGGTTCAGTAAAAATGAACATCCTAAACTGATATTTTCAGATATTGTTTTGGGCGATGGTTTGTCTTTTGATATTTTTGAAAAAGTTCCTACCAAAAGTTTCATTATTTACACCACCGCTTTTGATCAATACACGTTGAAAGCCTTCAAACTCAATTCCATAGATTATCTTCTCAAGCCAATTTCAGAAGAAGATTTAGCCAAAGCAATTGAAAAATTCAAAAGTTTTTTGCCTTCAGAAGAAACGCACAATGCTTTGGAAATGAAATCATTAATCAAAGAAGATCAACCGAAATTGTCTAGAATTTTGGTTAAAATTGGATATAATTTGAAGGTCATCAAAACTGAAGAAATTTGCTGTTTTTATTCTGAAAACAAAATTGTTTACGCACAGACTTTAGAACGCAGTTTCCCAACAGATTTTACCTTAGATGAATTGGAAGAAGTTTTGGATGAAAAAACGTTTTTCCGTGTGAATAGACAGTTTATCATCAGTTCAGATTGTATCAAAAACATTCATACTTCACCGAATTACAAAGTAGAATTGCAAGCGCAACCTGCCGAGGAAATTACGGTAAGTAGAGAACGTGTGAAAGATTTTAAAGATTGGCTGGTGAAATAA
- the mnmA gene encoding tRNA 2-thiouridine(34) synthase MnmA, with translation MKIVVGLSGGVDSSVAAYLLQKQGHEVIGLFMRNWNDASVTLEDECPWIEDSNDALLVAKKLGIPFQVIDMSELYKERIVDYMFAEYEKGRTPNPDVLCNREVKFDVFLETALSLGADKVATGHYARLDSFTNENGEEVYQLLAGKDNNKDQSYFLCQLSQKQLSKALFPIGELTKPEVREIAREMELATADKKDSQGLCFIGKVSLPTFLQQQLKAKEGEIVEIFSDFAEYHKEKPEFSSKLEELEYLSAKIHYKKSDGKVIGKHQGAQFYTIGQSKGLGIGGHKESCFLISRDMENNLVYVGEGRNFPGLFRKALKIDNSELHWVREDLRLKNGESMEVLARIRYRQPLEKATLYQFEEGFFIEFENPQSAIAEGQFAAWYVGEELLGSGVIS, from the coding sequence ATGAAAATAGTAGTCGGTTTATCAGGAGGTGTAGACTCCAGCGTTGCAGCATATTTGTTGCAGAAACAAGGTCACGAAGTCATCGGACTTTTTATGAGAAATTGGAACGATGCTTCGGTAACTTTAGAAGATGAATGTCCTTGGATTGAAGACAGTAATGATGCGCTTTTAGTGGCTAAAAAACTGGGAATTCCGTTCCAAGTGATTGATATGAGCGAACTCTACAAAGAACGCATTGTAGATTATATGTTTGCCGAATACGAAAAGGGTAGAACTCCCAATCCTGATGTTTTGTGCAACCGAGAAGTAAAATTCGATGTTTTTCTAGAAACCGCACTTTCACTAGGTGCAGATAAAGTTGCAACAGGACATTACGCAAGATTAGATTCTTTTACCAATGAAAATGGGGAAGAAGTATATCAACTTTTGGCAGGGAAAGATAACAACAAAGATCAAAGTTATTTCTTGTGTCAATTGAGTCAAAAACAGCTTTCTAAAGCACTTTTCCCAATTGGTGAACTCACCAAACCAGAAGTAAGAGAAATTGCCAGAGAAATGGAACTGGCAACTGCTGATAAAAAAGATTCTCAAGGTCTTTGTTTCATCGGGAAAGTAAGTTTGCCGACTTTTCTTCAGCAACAATTAAAAGCCAAAGAAGGTGAAATTGTAGAAATTTTCAGTGATTTTGCTGAATATCATAAAGAAAAACCTGAATTTTCTTCAAAACTGGAAGAGTTAGAATATTTGTCTGCAAAAATCCATTACAAAAAATCAGACGGAAAAGTAATTGGCAAACATCAAGGTGCACAATTCTACACGATTGGTCAAAGTAAAGGTCTCGGAATTGGCGGTCATAAAGAATCTTGTTTCCTCATTTCCAGAGATATGGAAAATAATTTAGTGTATGTAGGTGAAGGAAGAAATTTCCCAGGATTATTTAGAAAAGCTTTGAAAATTGACAATTCAGAATTGCATTGGGTTCGTGAAGATTTACGCCTTAAAAACGGAGAATCTATGGAAGTTTTGGCGAGAATTAGATACCGTCAACCGCTAGAAAAAGCCACGCTTTATCAGTTTGAAGAAGGATTTTTCATAGAATTCGAAAATCCACAATCTGCTATTGCAGAAGGACAGTTCGCAGCTTGGTATGTAGGCGAAGAATTATTAGGAAGCGGAGTGATTTCTTAA
- a CDS encoding ATP-dependent Clp protease ATP-binding subunit — protein MENKFSEGLTKVFKHSKSEAKRLHSEFLSTEHFLLGIIQTDNSAKEILENLQADLTQIRRKIENMNVNTNPFSEEKENISFTKLADYAVKRADLECRQYRASEINTVHLLLGILYKMEDPTTNILSAYEIDYDSVAKEYQSMLKNSGQLPKSSAYDDDEEREEYGQMKKPTGNLGTGKSKTPTLDNFGRDLTALASEGKLDPVIGREKEIERVSQILSRRKKNNPLLIGEPGVGKSAIAEGLALRIMQKKVSRVLFGKRVITLDLASLVAGTKYRGQFEERMKAIMTELEKNRDVILFIDELHTIVGAGSSTGSLDASNMFKPALARGEIQCIGATTLDEYRQYIEKDGALERRFQKVMVEPTSVEETILILNQIKDKYEDHHNVTYTDEAIAACVNLTSRYITDRFLPDKAIDAMDEAGSRVYIKNMKVPTDIIEHEKQIEEIKELKQKAVKAQDYLEARKLKDEEERLQLELAVAQDKWDKEVKEKKEVVTEENVAEVVSMMSGVPVTKVGKNEMDKLANMDNLLNGKVIGQEDAVKKVVKAIQRNRAGLKDPNRPIGTFIFLGTTGVGKTELAKVMARELFDSDDALIRIDMSEYMEKFAVSRLVGAPPGYVGYEEGGQLTEAVRRKPYAVVLLDEIEKAHPDVFNILLQILDEGHVTDSLGRKVDFRNTIIILTSNIGTRDLKDFGDGVGFGTSAKKTSSDARARATIENALKKAFAPEFLNRIDDIIIFNSLEKEDIKKIIDLELNKLYKRLEKLNYKVELTDEARDFIAEKGWDKDFGARPLKRAIQKYIEDLLAEMLVNKQFSEGETVVLKLNEAKDALEGETQKKSKQKA, from the coding sequence ATGGAAAATAAATTTTCAGAAGGCTTAACCAAAGTCTTCAAACACAGTAAAAGCGAAGCAAAACGTTTGCATAGCGAATTTTTATCTACTGAACATTTCTTGCTGGGAATTATTCAGACGGATAATTCTGCTAAAGAAATTTTAGAAAATCTTCAGGCAGATCTTACTCAGATTCGTAGAAAGATTGAAAACATGAATGTAAATACCAATCCTTTTTCAGAAGAAAAGGAAAATATTTCTTTCACCAAATTAGCAGATTATGCAGTAAAAAGAGCAGATTTAGAATGCAGACAATATAGAGCTTCAGAAATTAATACCGTTCATCTTTTGTTAGGAATTCTCTATAAAATGGAAGATCCTACGACCAATATTTTAAGTGCTTATGAAATTGATTATGATAGCGTAGCTAAAGAATATCAATCTATGCTTAAAAACTCTGGTCAGTTGCCAAAGAGTTCTGCGTATGATGATGATGAAGAGCGTGAAGAATACGGTCAAATGAAAAAACCTACTGGAAATCTAGGAACAGGAAAGAGCAAAACGCCAACTTTAGATAATTTTGGTAGAGACCTTACTGCGCTAGCTTCTGAAGGAAAATTAGACCCTGTAATTGGTAGAGAAAAAGAGATTGAAAGGGTTTCTCAGATTCTGTCAAGACGTAAGAAAAACAATCCGCTTTTGATTGGTGAACCAGGAGTTGGTAAATCTGCCATTGCAGAAGGTTTAGCACTCAGAATCATGCAGAAAAAAGTGTCTAGAGTTCTTTTCGGGAAAAGAGTAATTACGTTGGATTTAGCAAGTCTAGTTGCTGGAACTAAGTACAGAGGTCAGTTCGAAGAGAGAATGAAAGCGATTATGACCGAGCTGGAGAAAAACAGAGATGTAATCCTTTTCATAGATGAATTGCATACGATTGTGGGAGCAGGAAGTTCTACAGGAAGTCTTGATGCTTCTAATATGTTTAAACCTGCTTTAGCAAGAGGCGAAATTCAATGCATCGGTGCGACTACTTTAGACGAGTACCGTCAGTACATCGAAAAAGATGGTGCTTTAGAAAGACGTTTCCAAAAAGTAATGGTAGAACCAACTTCTGTGGAAGAAACCATTTTGATTTTGAATCAAATTAAAGACAAATACGAAGATCACCATAATGTAACGTATACAGACGAAGCAATTGCAGCGTGTGTAAACCTTACTTCGAGATATATTACCGATAGATTCCTTCCAGACAAAGCGATTGACGCGATGGACGAAGCAGGTTCTAGAGTGTATATCAAAAATATGAAAGTTCCTACTGATATCATTGAGCATGAAAAGCAAATTGAAGAAATCAAGGAACTGAAACAAAAAGCCGTAAAAGCTCAAGATTATTTAGAAGCGAGAAAATTAAAAGATGAAGAAGAGCGTTTGCAACTAGAATTGGCTGTGGCTCAAGACAAATGGGACAAAGAAGTTAAGGAGAAAAAAGAAGTGGTAACCGAAGAAAATGTAGCTGAGGTAGTTTCTATGATGTCTGGAGTTCCTGTAACAAAAGTGGGCAAAAACGAGATGGATAAATTAGCCAATATGGATAATTTACTCAACGGAAAAGTCATTGGCCAAGAAGATGCTGTGAAAAAAGTGGTGAAAGCCATCCAAAGAAATAGAGCAGGACTGAAAGATCCAAACAGACCGATTGGTACGTTTATTTTCCTTGGGACAACAGGTGTTGGTAAAACCGAATTGGCAAAAGTAATGGCTCGTGAATTATTTGATTCTGATGATGCTTTAATTAGAATTGATATGAGCGAGTATATGGAGAAATTTGCGGTTTCTAGACTAGTTGGTGCGCCTCCAGGTTATGTTGGTTACGAAGAAGGCGGACAATTAACCGAAGCGGTTCGTAGAAAACCTTATGCCGTAGTTTTATTAGACGAAATAGAAAAAGCACACCCAGATGTTTTCAATATTTTATTGCAAATTTTAGATGAAGGTCACGTTACCGATTCTTTAGGCAGAAAAGTGGATTTCAGAAATACGATTATCATCTTAACTTCTAACATCGGAACCAGAGATTTAAAAGATTTCGGTGATGGAGTAGGATTCGGAACTTCTGCGAAGAAAACTTCTTCTGATGCTAGAGCGAGAGCAACCATAGAAAACGCTCTGAAAAAAGCTTTTGCACCAGAATTCTTAAACAGAATAGACGATATTATCATCTTCAATTCTCTTGAAAAAGAAGACATTAAGAAAATTATTGACCTTGAATTAAATAAACTCTACAAACGTCTAGAAAAACTAAACTACAAAGTAGAATTAACAGACGAAGCTAGAGATTTCATTGCAGAGAAAGGTTGGGACAAAGATTTTGGAGCAAGACCTCTAAAACGTGCCATCCAAAAATATATTGAAGATTTATTGGCAGAAATGCTCGTAAACAAACAATTCTCTGAAGGTGAAACCGTAGTTCTAAAACTAAACGAAGCCAAAGATGCTTTGGAAGGAGAAACCCAAAAGAAATCTAAACAAAAAGCATAA
- a CDS encoding uroporphyrinogen decarboxylase gives MDANWANYVGYAASFFVVLSFMVKNIKQIRVINLIGCIAFVIYGIFSGMLWPIIIPNAILCVIQLYHLIKHD, from the coding sequence ATGGACGCGAATTGGGCAAATTATGTAGGTTATGCTGCATCATTCTTTGTAGTACTGAGCTTTATGGTGAAAAACATTAAACAAATCAGAGTGATTAATCTTATCGGTTGTATCGCTTTTGTAATTTATGGTATTTTCAGCGGAATGTTGTGGCCCATCATTATTCCTAACGCAATACTTTGCGTTATACAACTTTATCATTTAATAAAACACGATTAA
- a CDS encoding glycosyltransferase, which produces MKILVSVFNNLYTDQRVEKFCKTLHENAYQIEVIGNNWGGTPEMKRPYPFSRISLQSKKLRFAYLEFQWKLFLALLKKADRNTILHANDLDALLPNYLVSKIKGIPLVWDSHEIFTEMPTVTNRWVQHVWRLLENALIRKIKYFITANDSYANWFESTYKIKRPIVIRNFPQKLESPKNFVENNPKVILYQGTINYSRGIDKMIEAMQFIENAEFHIAGRGPFLKEYQQLTRNLQLENKVKFLGNLHPDALRKITEKADVGLSIEENKGLSYYYSLPNKISDYIQARVPVVVSKFPEMQKIVENYHVGEFITSHEPKHLAEKVKTVLNKGRSSYLPQLEIASQELCWENEAPKILELYERVASAQAIQIYKK; this is translated from the coding sequence ATGAAAATTTTGGTAAGCGTTTTCAATAATTTATACACCGATCAGCGTGTGGAAAAATTCTGCAAAACCTTGCACGAAAATGCTTACCAAATAGAAGTAATAGGCAATAATTGGGGCGGAACTCCCGAAATGAAAAGGCCTTATCCATTTTCAAGAATTTCTTTACAGTCCAAAAAATTACGTTTCGCTTATTTAGAATTTCAGTGGAAATTATTCCTAGCATTGCTGAAAAAAGCCGACCGAAATACAATTCTTCACGCCAACGATTTAGATGCGCTTTTACCCAATTATTTGGTTTCAAAAATCAAAGGAATTCCTTTAGTTTGGGACAGTCACGAGATTTTCACCGAAATGCCAACCGTTACCAACCGTTGGGTTCAGCATGTTTGGAGACTTCTGGAAAATGCATTGATTAGAAAAATCAAATATTTTATCACGGCAAATGATTCTTATGCCAATTGGTTTGAGAGCACTTACAAGATTAAGAGACCTATTGTCATTAGAAATTTTCCTCAAAAATTAGAATCACCGAAAAATTTCGTTGAAAATAATCCGAAAGTCATCCTTTACCAAGGAACCATCAATTATTCCAGAGGAATTGATAAGATGATTGAAGCCATGCAATTTATAGAAAATGCAGAGTTTCACATTGCAGGAAGAGGTCCTTTTTTAAAAGAATATCAACAACTTACGAGAAATTTACAGCTAGAAAATAAAGTAAAATTCTTAGGAAATCTTCATCCAGATGCTTTAAGAAAAATCACCGAAAAAGCAGATGTAGGTTTAAGCATTGAAGAAAATAAAGGCTTAAGTTATTATTACTCACTTCCGAATAAAATCTCAGATTACATACAAGCCAGAGTTCCTGTAGTGGTTTCTAAATTTCCCGAAATGCAGAAAATTGTAGAAAATTATCACGTAGGCGAATTCATCACTTCACACGAACCAAAACATTTGGCAGAAAAAGTAAAAACGGTTTTAAATAAGGGGAGAAGTTCTTATCTTCCTCAACTGGAAATTGCTTCACAAGAACTTTGCTGGGAAAATGAAGCCCCGAAAATTCTGGAACTTTATGAAAGAGTAGCATCAGCACAAGCAATTCAAATTTACAAAAAGTAG